In Cytophagales bacterium, the following are encoded in one genomic region:
- the pbpC gene encoding penicillin-binding protein 1C: MVWLLVIAFILIPLPNPVFDEPYATVLRASDGQLLATSIAPDEQWRFAPTDSIPAKFKKTILLYEDEYFYQHPGVNPVSIARAISQNIKAGKVISGGSTLTMQVIRMALGNQQRTYLQKVKEILLSFKLELLYSKSEILKLYADHAPFGANIVGLNAASWRYYGRDPGSLSWAEMATLAVLPNDPRNIFPGKNNAALIGKRDRLLQKLHERGYLDVDELFLSKHETLPQSLKRIPYQAPHLLQRVAKDGLAGQNVVSTLDHSLQLHSGEILDRHSQKLAGNEIHNAAVLILDINTGHALAYHGNTNNPGIHGQHVDVITAQRSPGSLLKPFLYATALDEGLILPQQLLPDVPLFYKGFAPKNFDKAFRGAVPANEALSSSLNVPFVHLLIDYGYEKFHQKLKELGFKSFQQPASHYGLSIILGGAETSLWEISSVYAGLARSLHRYSDRPYRQGYSTTDYHPNAYLSKVNEQPESLLADGPIRVASIQHTLEAMRQLRRPENQLGWQYFDQATDISWKTGTSYGFRDAWAIGFNQNHLVGVWVGNADGEGRPGLTGVTAAAPILFDLFDILPVESYEIPQFGQPTLTCSESGMIATIHCPNTSVVMLTEKMKEMAVSDMYHRPLHLNDELTYQVNSSCYPVDQIETVHQFILPPTQAWYYKKYHPKYKGIPPMAPDCTETGADLSFALIYPRQFTKVFIPKEQDGQLGQAIFEAAHQDKNATIHWHIDDQYLGSTSSQHQMGIQAEEGPHLLTLIDQSGREVRQRFEVIN; the protein is encoded by the coding sequence TTGGTCTGGCTATTAGTGATCGCATTTATTTTGATCCCCCTCCCGAACCCTGTTTTTGATGAACCTTATGCCACGGTCCTTCGTGCATCGGACGGTCAATTACTAGCTACGTCCATCGCACCGGATGAACAATGGCGGTTTGCTCCCACCGATTCCATTCCAGCAAAGTTCAAGAAAACTATATTGCTTTATGAAGATGAATATTTCTACCAACATCCGGGTGTAAATCCGGTTTCGATTGCACGTGCTATATCCCAAAACATAAAAGCCGGCAAAGTCATTAGCGGAGGCAGTACATTGACGATGCAGGTTATACGGATGGCACTTGGGAATCAACAGCGTACGTACCTCCAGAAAGTCAAAGAAATCCTGCTCTCTTTTAAGCTGGAACTGCTATACTCCAAATCGGAAATCCTAAAACTGTATGCAGATCATGCCCCTTTTGGAGCCAACATTGTAGGTCTAAATGCCGCGTCCTGGCGATACTACGGTCGGGACCCTGGTTCGCTCTCCTGGGCAGAAATGGCCACCCTGGCAGTATTGCCCAATGATCCTCGCAATATTTTCCCAGGCAAAAACAATGCGGCATTGATCGGAAAGCGTGATCGTCTGCTGCAAAAGCTACACGAACGTGGTTACCTGGATGTAGACGAGCTCTTTCTGTCCAAACATGAAACCTTACCTCAAAGTCTGAAACGTATCCCCTATCAGGCACCTCATCTGCTTCAACGCGTAGCTAAGGATGGATTGGCTGGACAAAATGTGGTGTCAACCCTGGATCATTCGCTTCAGTTGCACTCTGGAGAAATCCTGGACAGACATAGCCAAAAACTGGCTGGAAATGAAATCCATAATGCAGCTGTATTGATTTTGGATATCAATACAGGTCATGCCCTCGCATATCATGGCAATACGAACAATCCCGGCATCCATGGTCAACATGTGGATGTGATTACCGCACAGAGAAGCCCGGGAAGTCTATTAAAGCCTTTTTTATATGCCACCGCATTAGATGAAGGACTGATTTTGCCTCAACAACTTTTGCCCGATGTTCCCTTGTTCTACAAAGGGTTTGCTCCAAAGAATTTTGACAAAGCTTTTCGAGGAGCTGTACCGGCCAATGAAGCCTTAAGTTCCAGCCTCAATGTCCCATTTGTCCATCTTTTGATTGACTATGGCTATGAAAAATTTCACCAAAAGTTGAAGGAACTGGGATTTAAGAGCTTCCAACAACCTGCTTCCCATTATGGCCTTTCCATCATTCTCGGTGGTGCAGAAACATCTCTTTGGGAAATCAGTTCCGTCTATGCGGGTTTGGCCCGATCCCTGCACCGTTACAGTGACAGACCTTATCGTCAGGGATACAGTACGACAGATTATCACCCCAATGCTTATTTATCCAAAGTCAATGAACAACCAGAATCTTTATTGGCCGACGGCCCCATTCGGGTCGCATCTATTCAACATACCCTGGAAGCCATGCGACAACTTCGGCGACCTGAAAACCAACTGGGTTGGCAATATTTCGATCAGGCGACAGACATCTCCTGGAAAACGGGAACCAGTTACGGCTTCAGAGATGCCTGGGCCATTGGTTTCAATCAAAATCATTTAGTAGGTGTCTGGGTAGGCAATGCTGATGGAGAAGGCCGTCCAGGGCTTACAGGGGTTACCGCTGCGGCTCCTATACTGTTCGACCTTTTCGATATCCTGCCTGTTGAATCCTATGAAATTCCCCAATTTGGCCAACCCACACTTACTTGTTCTGAAAGTGGCATGATCGCCACTATACATTGCCCTAATACATCAGTTGTCATGCTGACGGAGAAAATGAAAGAAATGGCGGTGAGCGACATGTATCACAGACCCCTGCACCTGAACGATGAACTCACCTATCAAGTCAATAGCTCCTGCTATCCAGTGGACCAAATTGAAACCGTTCACCAATTCATTCTACCTCCTACTCAGGCATGGTATTACAAAAAATATCATCCAAAATATAAAGGAATACCTCCAATGGCACCAGACTGCACCGAAACTGGTGCAGACCTAAGTTTTGCCCTGATCTATCCACGTCAATTCACGAAAGTGTTTATCCCAAAAGAGCAAGATGGACAATTGGGACAAGCGATCTTTGAAGCGGCGCATCAGGATAAAAATGCGACCATCCATTGGCATATCGATGATCAATACCTGGGCTCCACGTCTTCTCAACACCAGATGGGCATCCAGGCAGAAGAAGGACCACATCTGTTGACATTAATTGATCAATCCGGAAGAGAAGTCAGACAAAGATTTGAAGTGATTAATTGA
- a CDS encoding zinc metalloprotease HtpX codes for MSRSEVRFQNSIQKYFLLIGAFVLAAFIGSLWLGWTLSLLLLGVGAMITSISLNMSPERILRWQKARKLDRYYQVKLYQLVNALARRAGLQYSPDIYLVPNQVPNAFALGSKERPVIGITSGLVNVLNERELSGVLAHEISHIKNNDLLIKGLASSFGNLTNTLSWIGRILLLFTIPMMLLGIETLSLGAILLLVFSPALNILLQLGLSRSMEYLADHDAAMITQDPMGLASALHQIENLSTSWWTRFWKPAVTHSSDEWLRSHPDTQKRISKLRSLAGKSNQKHVSQPRIHRNYYWGNGNYLMQ; via the coding sequence ATGAGTCGGTCAGAAGTTCGGTTTCAAAATTCAATTCAAAAGTATTTTCTACTAATTGGGGCATTTGTCTTAGCTGCTTTTATTGGAAGTCTATGGCTTGGATGGACACTTTCATTACTCCTGCTAGGTGTCGGAGCAATGATTACCTCCATCTCTTTGAACATGTCTCCTGAACGAATCCTTCGATGGCAAAAGGCACGTAAACTGGATCGGTATTATCAAGTGAAATTGTACCAGTTGGTAAATGCTCTGGCCCGCCGGGCCGGATTACAATATTCACCAGACATTTATTTGGTTCCCAATCAGGTTCCCAATGCTTTTGCTTTGGGATCGAAAGAGCGACCCGTGATTGGCATTACTTCGGGTTTAGTTAACGTGCTCAATGAAAGGGAATTAAGCGGTGTACTTGCCCACGAAATCAGTCATATCAAAAACAATGACCTTTTGATCAAGGGATTAGCCAGCAGTTTTGGGAATTTGACTAACACACTTTCATGGATCGGCCGGATCTTACTGCTGTTCACAATTCCAATGATGCTTCTAGGCATAGAAACTTTGTCTTTAGGTGCCATACTTTTACTGGTCTTCTCCCCTGCTTTGAACATTTTGTTACAATTGGGGCTTTCCCGAAGCATGGAATACCTGGCGGATCACGATGCGGCCATGATCACACAAGACCCCATGGGACTGGCATCTGCTTTGCACCAAATTGAAAATCTAAGCACGTCCTGGTGGACCAGGTTTTGGAAACCAGCCGTCACTCACTCTTCCGATGAATGGTTACGTTCACATCCTGACACACAAAAACGCATTTCAAAATTGCGGTCGTTAGCAGGAAAATCCAATCAGAAGCACGTTTCTCAACCCAGGATACATCGGAACTACTACTGGGGTAACGGTAATTACCTTATGCAATAG
- a CDS encoding membrane dipeptidase has protein sequence MSLTKNYAGYESFQYLEKDVDYRYFELADEIDRVPSSKVELNASQEETAKKILSENVLISVHEHLGTFPKDIMQTPAYVKEGRMATAFKGLAHGHWDCVFDNLMDGICQIHSKGGWKWSEVIHDLGMRLCDIAHQDFVIHCKNVADIHTAHQEGKVAWVAVMEGAMMIENELDRLDLLYGFGLRSIGITYSESNALGSGLKEERDGGLTSFGKRAVDRMNKLGFLIDCSHTGDQTALDTIKHSSKPIILSHIGAKELWNTNRLAPDDVLKACADKGGVIGIEAAPHTTLTPTKRKHNLDAVMEHFEYIKDLVGIDHVTLGPDTLYGDHVGLHKAYTAALSLKASKGQGKPGLEFEPVPYVDGLENPTEGSYNLVRWLVKHNYSEEDIAKVMGKNTLRLLGEVWY, from the coding sequence ATGAGCCTGACCAAAAACTACGCTGGATACGAATCTTTCCAATACCTAGAAAAGGATGTTGATTATCGCTATTTCGAGTTAGCCGATGAAATTGACCGGGTTCCTTCCAGTAAAGTAGAGTTGAATGCCTCTCAGGAAGAAACCGCAAAAAAAATTTTAAGTGAAAATGTGTTGATCAGTGTGCATGAGCACCTGGGTACTTTCCCTAAAGACATCATGCAGACCCCAGCTTATGTCAAAGAAGGCCGAATGGCTACTGCATTCAAAGGACTGGCTCACGGACATTGGGACTGTGTCTTTGATAACCTCATGGATGGTATCTGCCAAATCCATTCCAAAGGGGGCTGGAAATGGAGTGAAGTGATCCATGACCTGGGCATGCGCTTGTGTGATATTGCCCATCAGGATTTCGTCATTCACTGCAAAAACGTGGCAGACATTCACACTGCACATCAGGAAGGCAAAGTGGCCTGGGTTGCTGTGATGGAAGGTGCCATGATGATTGAAAATGAGCTGGATCGTCTGGATCTGCTTTATGGATTCGGATTGCGATCCATAGGGATTACCTACAGTGAATCCAACGCTTTGGGATCAGGACTGAAAGAGGAAAGAGATGGAGGCTTAACTTCTTTTGGCAAACGGGCCGTGGACCGGATGAATAAATTGGGATTTTTGATTGATTGTTCGCACACTGGAGATCAAACCGCGCTTGATACCATCAAACACAGTTCAAAACCGATCATTTTGAGTCATATTGGAGCTAAGGAACTTTGGAACACCAATCGATTAGCACCGGATGATGTACTCAAGGCATGCGCGGATAAAGGGGGTGTAATCGGCATTGAAGCCGCTCCGCATACTACCTTGACCCCAACGAAGAGAAAACACAACCTGGATGCGGTCATGGAACATTTCGAATACATCAAAGATCTGGTGGGAATCGATCATGTGACTTTGGGGCCTGATACTTTGTATGGTGATCATGTCGGTTTGCACAAAGCTTATACCGCTGCACTATCCTTGAAAGCCTCTAAAGGTCAGGGGAAACCCGGATTGGAATTTGAACCTGTCCCTTATGTTGATGGTCTTGAGAATCCAACAGAAGGTTCTTACAACCTGGTAAGATGGCTCGTCAAACACAACTACTCCGAGGAAGACATAGCCAAGGTCATGGGTAAAAACACGTTGAGATTGTTGGGAGAAGTTTGGTACTGA
- a CDS encoding MG2 domain-containing protein, which produces MSRIFKVLPFLLLIACGGSKNDSDGFSSPKNQFIDYVSSFTGNVISSQGDIRVKLTGTTADSLIGTEVPGFFSFSPSIDGSAVWGANNTIVFKPTNALPNGQSYEVTAKLDKVIPDIDKDKREFRFVFQTLVQNYETSVFGLVLYDAKDLTRVKVEGQIQTADYVSYEAVQKMLGANQDGISKNISWENTGKDNTYAFIIEDITKSKKESQVELQFIGGAIGVDRNESLSVEVPSLDNYKVVSSKVVDGAEKYISVLFSDPLDSRQNLQGLISLVGATGSPRLVINLNELKIYPKGNIGQQLTLTINESVKNIGGYELKEDYRATLVFAQVKPEVRLVDTSSKSILPNNDNLTLPFEAVGLNSVEVSVIRIFESNILQYFQVNQLNGDYQLNRVAKPIIRKTIPLNSSGVTNLNTWNRFTLDLDQIINTQPGEIYQVRIGFKKHHSLYFCSSEEGEAAESSTINDSEDVPDWDYYDSYYGRNYYWSDRDDPCTDSYFGNYRSVQKILFASNIGLIAKRRDEGKLHVFANDLITTAGISGSVIKVYNYQQQLIATAQTDGEGVAIIETDESPYLLVAENDNQKGYLRLDDGSALSLSNFDVSGSRIQNGLKGFMYGERGVWRPSDTIHLGFILEDVAATLPEDHPVILELSNPNGQLVQRKVSSQSVSGMYRFDFVTDKDAPTGNWLAKAKVGGATFSKTVKVETIKPNRLKVDLTFDKEVFTASDNNPSADLNVRWLTGATARNLQAEYELKLVPIKTRFKDFPNFNFDDQSKNFYSQRELAYEGRVDQNGYARVDFNLGSNDEAPGALRANFYGKVYEEGGDFSVSSASIPYYPYNSFVGIKAPEGDRRNFLSRQDKHTIEIATVDANGNPVDRSGLEVTMYKVGWRWWWDRSSDNISNYLRRSNRIQLTKTRLDTKNGRGQWILDPDELDWGRHYMVVRDPRSGHSAGQVIYMSWYGNRGDGLEGASMLDFEVEKENYEVGEDISISIPTTSGTRTLVSLETGSEVLETFWVEGEDGNTNFSFEATAEMSPNVYAHLTMIQPHGQTVNDLPIRLYGVQSIKVVDPATVLEPVATLPSELRPEQAFTLEVSEASGKSMGYTVAIVDEGLLDITNFKTPDPWNTFYAREALGIKTWDLYDQVIGAAAGEMQHLLAVGGDGSLGSQDQTEANRFKPVVKVLGPFQLESGATNKHEIQLPQYIGSVKTMIVAAENGAYGKTSVATPVRQPLMVLATLPRVAGPAETMKLPVNVFALAENVNDVQISVTTKGALELDGGNSKQITFQKAGDQVVYFDLKAKEAIGPGYVTVTAKSEDVEATYDIELQVQPRNPEVTLIDDKTMNASDVWSYSYQPVGLLGNNSMAIEISTLPPLNLESRLSYLIQYPHGCVEQTTSSVFAQLFLSDLTELSEGRKKRIQRNVQAAIKRLNSFQTSSGGFSYWPGDNYPNDWGSNYAGHFLLEARNRGYAVPDAMISDWIKYQTKRSDSWDNNSTNYNNDLTQAYRLYGLALAEQPALGAMNRLKANNSMKAAAKWRLALAYAEAGFDNQAKNLVEGLSSEVQDDRSYYRYTFGSVVRDQAMIMETLLKIGEDRTAFEILRKIAEKLGESNRWLSTQTTAYALIAISKYAQEFGSNNETEATVEVAGETTRLSGQAFIHQVSIPDPEQPAGIKIQNSGQAPIFARVIRTGTPLEGNEQAESRNLNMSVSYYDMDGRALDVSELKQGTNFKAQVTVSNPGRKGLYEELALTQIFPSGWEIINTRLDGSAETNKLVEYLDIRDDRAMHYFDLQPNKRGTFTVLLNATYQGRYYLPGITAEAMYDNSVFASTEGKWVNIVGED; this is translated from the coding sequence ATGTCACGCATTTTTAAAGTATTGCCGTTCCTCCTGCTGATCGCATGTGGAGGAAGCAAAAACGACTCTGATGGCTTTTCAAGTCCAAAAAACCAATTCATCGACTATGTCAGTTCCTTCACTGGAAATGTGATTTCATCGCAAGGTGATATTCGGGTAAAGCTTACCGGAACAACTGCAGACTCCCTGATCGGAACAGAAGTTCCCGGATTCTTTTCCTTCTCCCCCTCCATTGATGGATCGGCAGTTTGGGGAGCCAACAACACCATCGTTTTCAAGCCAACGAATGCGCTACCCAATGGACAATCTTATGAAGTAACGGCGAAACTTGATAAGGTAATTCCCGACATTGATAAGGATAAACGTGAATTTAGGTTTGTGTTTCAAACACTCGTTCAGAATTACGAAACTTCGGTGTTCGGTCTGGTCCTGTACGATGCGAAAGACCTCACCCGTGTAAAAGTCGAGGGACAGATCCAAACAGCAGACTATGTCTCCTATGAAGCCGTACAGAAAATGCTTGGGGCCAATCAGGATGGAATTAGTAAGAACATCTCCTGGGAGAATACTGGAAAAGACAATACGTATGCTTTCATCATCGAAGATATCACCAAGTCAAAGAAAGAAAGCCAGGTCGAATTGCAATTCATTGGTGGAGCCATTGGGGTAGATAGAAACGAATCATTGAGCGTTGAAGTGCCTTCGCTAGACAACTATAAGGTCGTATCAAGTAAAGTAGTAGATGGCGCTGAAAAATACATTTCAGTACTGTTTTCTGATCCACTGGATTCCCGACAAAACTTACAGGGATTGATCAGTCTTGTTGGCGCGACCGGAAGTCCCCGATTGGTCATCAACCTGAACGAGTTGAAAATATACCCGAAGGGCAACATCGGTCAGCAATTGACCTTGACAATCAATGAATCGGTCAAAAACATCGGTGGCTATGAACTCAAAGAAGACTATCGAGCGACTCTTGTTTTTGCACAAGTCAAACCTGAAGTTCGGTTGGTAGATACCAGCTCCAAATCGATCCTTCCTAATAATGATAACCTCACCCTACCTTTCGAAGCGGTGGGATTGAATTCCGTAGAAGTATCAGTGATCAGGATTTTTGAAAGCAACATTCTGCAATACTTTCAGGTCAACCAGCTCAATGGTGATTATCAACTCAATCGGGTGGCCAAGCCCATCATCAGAAAAACCATTCCGCTCAATTCCTCCGGTGTGACCAACCTCAATACATGGAACAGATTTACACTGGACCTGGATCAGATCATCAATACGCAACCGGGAGAGATCTATCAGGTAAGAATTGGTTTCAAAAAGCATCATTCCCTGTATTTCTGTAGCTCGGAAGAAGGGGAAGCAGCAGAAAGTAGTACCATTAATGATTCGGAAGATGTCCCTGACTGGGATTATTATGATTCCTACTATGGTCGAAATTACTACTGGAGTGATCGTGATGATCCGTGTACAGATTCCTATTTCGGTAATTACCGGAGCGTTCAAAAAATACTTTTCGCATCAAATATTGGACTGATCGCCAAAAGAAGAGATGAGGGAAAATTACACGTATTTGCGAATGATTTGATCACTACTGCTGGTATTTCCGGTTCAGTCATTAAGGTCTACAATTATCAACAACAACTGATTGCAACTGCCCAAACCGATGGCGAAGGAGTAGCAATTATCGAAACCGACGAATCCCCCTATTTATTGGTTGCTGAAAACGACAATCAGAAAGGATACCTGAGATTGGATGATGGTTCTGCCCTGTCCCTTAGCAATTTTGATGTTTCGGGATCACGGATCCAAAACGGCCTGAAAGGTTTCATGTATGGAGAAAGAGGCGTCTGGCGACCTTCCGATACCATTCATCTGGGCTTTATTCTTGAAGATGTAGCAGCTACCTTGCCAGAAGATCATCCGGTCATTCTTGAGCTCAGTAATCCCAATGGTCAGCTTGTGCAACGCAAAGTCAGTAGCCAGTCCGTTAGCGGAATGTACCGATTCGATTTCGTGACGGATAAGGATGCGCCTACAGGAAATTGGCTGGCCAAAGCCAAAGTCGGGGGTGCTACTTTCAGTAAAACCGTAAAAGTGGAAACGATCAAGCCCAATCGGTTGAAGGTTGATCTTACCTTTGATAAAGAAGTTTTCACCGCTTCAGATAACAACCCTTCTGCTGATCTCAACGTGCGATGGCTGACAGGGGCAACTGCTCGCAACTTACAAGCAGAATATGAATTGAAGTTGGTACCAATCAAAACCAGGTTCAAGGATTTCCCGAATTTCAATTTCGATGATCAATCCAAAAACTTCTACAGTCAAAGAGAACTGGCATATGAAGGGAGAGTAGATCAAAACGGATATGCCCGGGTCGATTTTAATCTAGGATCAAACGACGAAGCTCCGGGAGCACTCCGGGCTAATTTCTATGGAAAAGTCTATGAAGAAGGCGGCGACTTCAGCGTGAGTAGTGCCAGTATCCCCTACTATCCTTATAATTCCTTTGTAGGGATCAAAGCTCCAGAAGGCGATCGCAGGAACTTCCTTTCGAGACAGGACAAACACACCATCGAGATTGCCACAGTAGACGCAAATGGAAATCCGGTGGACCGATCAGGCCTGGAAGTGACCATGTACAAAGTTGGCTGGCGTTGGTGGTGGGACCGGTCTTCGGATAATATCTCCAACTATCTCAGACGATCCAACCGTATCCAATTAACGAAGACCAGACTTGATACGAAAAATGGACGAGGCCAATGGATCCTGGATCCCGATGAACTGGATTGGGGTAGACACTACATGGTGGTACGTGATCCTAGATCGGGACACTCTGCGGGTCAGGTGATCTACATGAGTTGGTATGGCAATCGCGGTGATGGACTGGAAGGGGCCAGCATGCTAGATTTCGAAGTGGAAAAAGAAAACTACGAAGTAGGTGAAGATATTTCAATCTCCATTCCCACAACCTCCGGCACACGGACCCTGGTCAGTCTGGAAACAGGCAGTGAAGTACTGGAAACGTTCTGGGTAGAAGGTGAAGACGGCAACACAAATTTCTCTTTTGAAGCCACAGCGGAAATGTCTCCCAATGTGTATGCGCATCTGACAATGATCCAACCACATGGACAAACAGTCAATGACCTCCCCATTAGACTCTATGGTGTTCAATCTATCAAGGTCGTCGATCCGGCTACCGTGTTGGAACCTGTAGCCACGTTACCCTCGGAATTGCGGCCCGAACAAGCCTTTACCTTAGAAGTTTCGGAAGCATCCGGCAAGTCTATGGGCTATACCGTCGCCATCGTGGATGAAGGCCTTCTCGACATCACCAACTTTAAAACTCCCGATCCATGGAATACCTTTTATGCACGGGAGGCACTGGGCATCAAAACCTGGGACCTTTATGATCAGGTAATTGGAGCCGCTGCCGGAGAAATGCAGCACCTGCTGGCAGTCGGAGGAGATGGCTCTCTCGGCTCACAGGATCAAACTGAAGCCAATCGGTTCAAACCTGTAGTGAAAGTCCTGGGCCCATTCCAATTGGAAAGTGGAGCAACCAACAAGCATGAAATACAACTTCCTCAATACATCGGTAGTGTGAAAACGATGATCGTTGCTGCCGAGAATGGCGCTTACGGTAAAACTTCAGTCGCTACTCCCGTCCGACAACCATTAATGGTATTGGCGACTTTACCAAGGGTAGCCGGTCCTGCCGAAACCATGAAATTACCGGTGAATGTTTTTGCGCTGGCAGAGAATGTCAATGATGTCCAAATATCCGTTACCACCAAGGGAGCTTTGGAACTTGATGGAGGTAACAGCAAGCAAATTACCTTCCAGAAAGCTGGGGACCAGGTGGTCTATTTTGATCTGAAGGCTAAAGAGGCCATAGGACCTGGATACGTAACAGTAACCGCAAAATCTGAGGATGTTGAGGCTACGTATGACATAGAATTGCAAGTTCAACCCCGAAACCCTGAGGTAACACTCATTGACGATAAGACCATGAATGCCAGTGATGTATGGTCCTATTCGTATCAACCAGTAGGCTTGCTCGGAAACAATTCCATGGCCATTGAAATCAGTACGCTCCCACCGCTGAACCTGGAAAGTCGATTAAGTTATCTGATTCAATATCCACATGGTTGTGTGGAACAAACCACTTCATCGGTCTTTGCTCAATTATTCCTGAGTGATCTCACCGAATTATCAGAGGGAAGGAAAAAACGGATCCAGCGAAACGTTCAGGCTGCGATCAAGCGACTGAATTCCTTTCAAACTTCTTCAGGAGGATTTTCCTACTGGCCGGGAGACAACTATCCCAATGATTGGGGATCCAACTATGCTGGTCATTTCTTGCTAGAAGCCCGCAACCGGGGATATGCGGTTCCTGACGCCATGATTAGTGACTGGATCAAATACCAAACGAAACGTTCAGATTCGTGGGACAACAATAGTACGAATTACAACAATGATCTGACGCAGGCCTACCGATTGTATGGATTAGCGTTGGCGGAACAGCCCGCACTTGGCGCCATGAATCGCTTGAAAGCCAATAATTCAATGAAAGCTGCTGCGAAATGGCGACTGGCATTGGCCTATGCCGAAGCTGGCTTTGACAATCAAGCGAAAAATTTGGTGGAAGGGCTTTCTTCAGAAGTTCAGGATGATCGAAGTTACTACAGATATACCTTTGGGTCTGTCGTTCGGGATCAAGCCATGATCATGGAGACTTTACTAAAGATCGGCGAAGATCGAACGGCTTTCGAGATCTTAAGAAAAATTGCTGAAAAACTCGGTGAAAGCAACCGATGGTTGTCGACGCAAACAACTGCTTACGCTTTGATCGCGATTTCTAAATATGCTCAGGAATTTGGTTCGAACAACGAAACCGAAGCCACGGTGGAAGTCGCAGGTGAAACCACGAGACTTTCAGGTCAGGCGTTCATTCATCAGGTTTCCATCCCGGACCCGGAACAACCAGCCGGTATCAAAATACAAAATTCAGGTCAAGCACCCATTTTCGCCAGAGTAATCCGAACCGGTACCCCATTAGAAGGCAATGAACAAGCAGAGAGCAGAAACCTAAATATGTCGGTCAGCTATTATGACATGGATGGCAGGGCTTTAGATGTGTCCGAATTGAAGCAAGGCACAAATTTCAAAGCGCAGGTGACCGTCAGTAACCCCGGAAGAAAAGGGCTGTATGAAGAGCTGGCTTTGACGCAGATCTTTCCATCAGGATGGGAAATCATCAACACAAGATTAGATGGCTCAGCGGAGACCAACAAGTTGGTGGAGTACCTCGATATTCGAGACGATCGCGCGATGCATTACTTTGATCTACAACCCAATAAGCGGGGCACGTTCACCGTATTATTGAATGCGACCTATCAGGGGCGGTATTATCTACCTGGTATTACTGCAGAAGCGATGTATGATAATTCTGTATTCGCAAGTACTGAAGGGAAATGGGTAAATATTGTGGGGGAAGATTAA